In Sphingomonas sp. LT1P40, the following are encoded in one genomic region:
- a CDS encoding SDR family NAD(P)-dependent oxidoreductase, protein MSNLILSGRTALVTGASRGIGAATAIALAAQGAHVILTARTAGGLEEVEEAIDAAGGTATIAPMDLLESDAIPRLAAAVTERWGSLDILVLNAAALGSLAAIAAFDPKEVAKTLALNISAQAALIGAFDPLLRKAEAARVIGITSGVARQPRAYWGLYGASKAAFENLVLSYGEEVRNLTKVRVALLDPGATRTKMRARAYPGEAPESVKPPEVVADRIAALVSEDFETGKYERVG, encoded by the coding sequence TGATTTTGTCCGGGCGCACGGCGCTCGTCACCGGTGCGAGCCGTGGCATCGGGGCCGCGACCGCCATCGCTTTGGCGGCGCAGGGCGCGCATGTGATCCTGACGGCGCGCACGGCGGGTGGGTTGGAAGAGGTCGAGGAGGCGATCGACGCGGCGGGCGGCACCGCCACGATCGCGCCAATGGACTTGTTGGAAAGCGATGCGATTCCGCGTTTGGCCGCCGCGGTGACCGAGCGTTGGGGTTCGCTGGACATTCTGGTGCTCAATGCAGCAGCACTCGGTTCGCTGGCGGCGATTGCGGCGTTCGATCCCAAGGAAGTGGCCAAGACGCTGGCGCTCAACATCAGCGCACAGGCGGCGCTGATCGGGGCGTTCGACCCGTTGCTGCGCAAGGCCGAAGCGGCGCGGGTGATCGGGATTACGTCCGGCGTGGCGCGGCAGCCGCGTGCATATTGGGGGCTCTATGGCGCGTCGAAGGCAGCGTTCGAGAATCTGGTGCTGAGCTATGGCGAGGAAGTGCGCAATTTGACCAAGGTTCGCGTGGCTTTGCTCGATCCGGGCGCGACGCGAACCAAGATGCGGGCGCGCGCCTATCCGGGGGAGGCACCCGAGAGCGTCAAGCCGCCGGAAGTGGTGGCGGATCGCATCGCCGCGCTGGTCAGCGAGGATTTCGAGACGGGCAAGTACGAGCGGGTGGGGTAA
- a CDS encoding alpha/beta fold hydrolase, giving the protein MIHRRGLFALFTMLMAAALLPVPAAAKEFASTRISVTVEGKGKDVILIPGLSSSPRVWKEMIAAVPGYRYHKVQVSGFAGVPAGGNNAGDVAAPVAEEIARYIAEKKLGPVAVIGHSMGGSMGMMLAARHPASVSKLMIVDMLPFMGAMFGGPQATPETLKPIADQIMTGMKSAAPEAYEKQLTGTITSMVATEAMRGGALDDAMKSDRDVSARSYRELIVTDLRPELAKIAAPTMILYVTPKGAPVTDAQMDGFYTASYANLKGAKLKRVPDSAHFIMWDNAPVFQADVKTFLAG; this is encoded by the coding sequence ATGATTCACCGGCGTGGCCTGTTCGCACTGTTCACGATGCTGATGGCGGCGGCCTTGCTGCCCGTGCCTGCCGCAGCAAAGGAGTTCGCCTCGACGCGGATCAGCGTCACGGTGGAGGGGAAGGGCAAGGACGTCATCCTGATCCCCGGCCTGTCCTCATCGCCACGCGTGTGGAAAGAGATGATCGCGGCGGTCCCCGGCTATCGCTATCACAAGGTTCAGGTGTCAGGCTTCGCTGGTGTCCCCGCAGGCGGCAACAATGCGGGCGACGTCGCCGCGCCCGTTGCCGAGGAAATCGCCCGCTACATCGCCGAGAAGAAACTCGGCCCGGTCGCGGTGATCGGCCATTCGATGGGCGGATCGATGGGCATGATGCTCGCCGCGCGCCACCCGGCCAGCGTTTCGAAGCTGATGATCGTCGACATGCTGCCCTTCATGGGCGCGATGTTCGGCGGACCGCAGGCGACGCCGGAAACGCTGAAGCCGATCGCCGACCAGATCATGACCGGCATGAAGTCGGCCGCACCGGAGGCGTATGAAAAGCAGCTCACCGGCACGATCACCAGCATGGTGGCGACCGAGGCGATGCGGGGCGGTGCATTGGACGATGCGATGAAATCGGACCGCGACGTATCGGCCCGCTCCTATCGTGAACTGATCGTCACCGACCTGCGCCCCGAACTGGCAAAGATCGCCGCGCCGACCATGATCCTCTACGTCACGCCAAAGGGCGCGCCCGTAACCGATGCGCAGATGGATGGTTTCTACACCGCATCCTACGCCAATCTGAAGGGCGCAAAGCTGAAGCGCGTCCCCGACTCGGCGCACTTCATCATGTGGGACAACGCCCCGGTGTTTCAGGCGGACGTGAAGACGTTTCTGGCGGGGTGA
- a CDS encoding YybH family protein, which yields MMRWLAMLLLLMFSALSAVAKDRPDPRIQIQAAMEDSAEGWNAGNLDAFLAVYADDPGTSFTGAKGIERGLAPIRARYAAKYVDQFGPGDRPKRTALTFQFEDFQLIGKTHAHLIARWTLTPAAGGTAMTGMTSLLFRREAKGWKIIADHSS from the coding sequence ATGATGCGCTGGCTGGCGATGCTGCTGCTGCTGATGTTCTCTGCGCTGTCGGCCGTGGCGAAGGACCGCCCCGATCCGCGCATTCAGATTCAGGCGGCGATGGAGGACAGCGCGGAGGGCTGGAACGCCGGCAATCTCGACGCCTTCCTCGCCGTCTATGCCGACGATCCGGGTACCAGCTTCACCGGCGCCAAGGGCATCGAACGCGGCCTCGCCCCGATCCGCGCACGCTATGCCGCCAAATATGTCGACCAGTTCGGCCCCGGCGACCGCCCCAAACGCACCGCGCTGACCTTTCAGTTCGAGGATTTCCAGCTGATCGGCAAGACTCACGCTCACCTGATCGCACGTTGGACGCTCACCCCGGCAGCGGGCGGCACGGCAATGACCGGCATGACGTCGCTGCTGTTCCGGCGCGAGGCGAAAGGCTGGAAGATCATCGCGGATCACAGCTCTTGA
- a CDS encoding putative bifunctional diguanylate cyclase/phosphodiesterase, translating to MTEPAPLTAPPVTGRDRPLFLLSFRQRDELAALAAKAGWRVVAARRADGAERRLLASGAAVAVVDARGAVDEGLAAVRALAGAVGANGGALMVLVSRGDAARLGEFYDAGATQFLASPMREAEFVQALRFAARHARRVGGDGAVQPAAAEPLGWRYDPALDSMQVTPALAAMLGLSEQPSVRTLLRRVEATDRGALRSALARLRQGLQATAFAHELTGAGRVVEHLQRDDRTGRIHGLIERLGQVDASAAVRDALTKVRDAAGARRWIERRLADRRPVTVVLAALNRFDVVNTAYGRDAGDAVLRSASARLTEVAREVGGRRAIVARMGGAEFLVAADDAEAAALAHAAARVENVLARPFVIGDAIAPMGARVAVVTSEPGDSVATLLKHASEALAGDGGPSSQLSVDALAVDLRRAMDAGEIDLRFQPQVAVSTGEIAGVEALARWQHPERGEVGAEPLFAAAERAGLELALSEHVQRLALAQAARWPASLSDLRLSINVTSADVARIGFADLFLDWVDASGFPRGRLTVEITEGGLIGDLSEAARLLAELRTAGCRVAIDDFGTGYSSLAYLKALPLDYLKIDRKLTQDIAGSPRDRVVVRGVIDMARSLGLTVIAEGVETEEQLELLAKEGCQYYQGFLCAEPLAVAALAELMETRG from the coding sequence ATGACCGAACCCGCGCCCCTGACTGCACCACCTGTAACGGGGCGCGACCGACCGCTGTTCCTGCTGTCCTTTCGGCAGCGCGACGAACTGGCGGCGCTGGCGGCCAAGGCCGGATGGCGCGTCGTCGCCGCGCGACGCGCGGACGGTGCGGAGCGGCGCTTGCTCGCCAGCGGCGCAGCGGTCGCCGTGGTCGACGCACGCGGCGCGGTCGATGAAGGGCTGGCGGCGGTGCGCGCGCTGGCCGGGGCGGTGGGTGCCAATGGCGGGGCGCTGATGGTGCTGGTGTCGCGTGGCGATGCAGCGCGGCTCGGCGAATTCTACGATGCCGGCGCCACCCAGTTCCTCGCCAGCCCGATGCGGGAAGCGGAGTTCGTGCAAGCCCTGCGCTTCGCCGCGCGTCATGCACGTCGCGTAGGCGGGGACGGCGCGGTGCAGCCCGCCGCCGCCGAGCCACTGGGCTGGCGTTATGACCCAGCGCTCGATTCGATGCAGGTGACGCCTGCGCTGGCGGCGATGCTGGGGTTGTCCGAACAGCCATCGGTGCGGACTTTGCTGCGCCGCGTTGAAGCCACCGATCGCGGTGCGCTGCGGTCGGCACTGGCGCGGTTGCGACAGGGGCTTCAGGCGACGGCGTTCGCGCATGAACTGACCGGCGCCGGCCGGGTCGTCGAACACCTCCAGCGCGACGACCGCACCGGGCGCATCCACGGCCTGATCGAACGGCTGGGACAGGTCGATGCCAGTGCGGCGGTGCGCGATGCCTTGACCAAAGTCCGCGACGCCGCTGGCGCGCGGCGCTGGATCGAGCGGCGCTTGGCGGATCGGCGGCCGGTGACGGTCGTGCTCGCCGCGCTCAATCGCTTCGATGTCGTCAACACCGCCTATGGCCGCGATGCCGGCGACGCCGTGCTGCGTTCGGCCTCGGCGCGCCTGACTGAGGTGGCGCGTGAGGTCGGCGGGCGGCGCGCCATCGTCGCGCGAATGGGTGGTGCTGAGTTTCTGGTTGCGGCGGACGATGCCGAGGCAGCGGCGCTGGCGCATGCGGCGGCGCGCGTCGAGAATGTACTGGCGCGCCCCTTCGTGATTGGCGACGCGATTGCACCGATGGGCGCGCGCGTCGCGGTGGTGACATCGGAACCGGGCGACAGCGTTGCGACGCTATTGAAGCACGCGAGCGAGGCACTGGCGGGCGATGGCGGGCCGAGCTCGCAGCTATCGGTCGATGCGCTGGCGGTCGATCTGCGCCGCGCGATGGATGCGGGTGAGATCGACCTGCGCTTTCAGCCGCAGGTCGCGGTTTCCACCGGCGAGATCGCCGGGGTCGAGGCGCTGGCGCGGTGGCAGCATCCCGAGCGAGGCGAGGTCGGCGCGGAACCGCTGTTCGCCGCCGCCGAGCGTGCCGGTCTGGAACTTGCGCTGTCCGAACATGTCCAGCGGCTGGCGCTGGCACAGGCCGCGCGCTGGCCCGCATCGCTAAGTGACTTACGGCTGTCGATCAACGTCACCTCGGCGGACGTCGCACGCATCGGGTTCGCCGACCTGTTCCTCGACTGGGTCGATGCCAGCGGCTTCCCGCGCGGAAGGCTGACCGTGGAAATCACCGAGGGTGGTCTGATCGGCGATTTGAGCGAAGCTGCTCGCCTCCTTGCCGAACTGCGCACTGCCGGGTGCCGCGTGGCGATCGACGATTTCGGCACCGGCTATTCCAGCCTCGCTTACCTCAAGGCACTCCCGCTCGATTACCTCAAGATCGACCGCAAGCTGACTCAGGACATTGCCGGGTCGCCCCGCGATCGAGTCGTCGTGCGCGGTGTCATCGACATGGCGCGCTCGCTTGGCCTGACCGTCATCGCCGAAGGGGTCGAGACCGAAGAGCAACTGGAATTGCTCGCCAAGGAGGGGTGCCAATATTATCAGGGCTTCCTCTGCGCCGAACCGCTGGCCGTCGCGGCGCTGGCCGAATTGATGGAGACACGCGGATGA
- the moaA gene encoding GTP 3',8-cyclase MoaA — MVATPALIDRHGRTIRYLRVSVTDRCDLRCRYCMAEKMIFLPRSELLALEEIALIAERFVARGVSKIRLTGGEPLVRRDAIDLVRRLGRSVGHGLDELTMTTNATRLTQYADMLADAGVRRINVSLDSRNPETFRHITRHGDVTEVLAGIDAALAAGIAVKINMVALKGLNDGEIPDMLAWAGAQRMDLTLIETMPLGVIDEDRADRFVPLTAVMDDLSARFTLTPDSHNSGGPARYWRVAETGARLGLISPLTGNFCATCNRVRLTTEGKLYTCLGHEDQVDLKAAIREGGLDAVDAAIDAALATKPERHDFDVTRGVAPAVGRHMSVTGG, encoded by the coding sequence ATGGTCGCAACACCCGCCCTGATCGATCGGCACGGCCGCACGATCCGTTACCTGCGGGTTTCGGTCACCGATCGCTGCGACCTGCGCTGTCGTTATTGCATGGCGGAGAAGATGATTTTTCTGCCGCGCAGCGAGTTGCTGGCGCTGGAGGAGATCGCGTTGATTGCCGAGCGCTTTGTCGCGCGTGGGGTTAGCAAGATCCGGCTGACCGGCGGCGAGCCGCTGGTGCGGCGCGATGCGATCGATCTGGTGCGGCGGCTGGGGCGCAGCGTGGGGCATGGTCTGGACGAGCTCACCATGACGACCAATGCGACGCGGTTGACCCAATATGCGGACATGCTGGCCGATGCCGGGGTGCGGCGGATCAATGTAAGCCTGGACAGCCGAAATCCTGAGACGTTCCGCCATATCACGCGCCATGGCGATGTTACCGAGGTTCTGGCGGGGATCGACGCGGCGCTCGCCGCCGGGATTGCGGTGAAGATCAACATGGTGGCGCTCAAAGGGCTGAACGACGGCGAAATTCCGGACATGCTGGCCTGGGCCGGTGCGCAGCGCATGGATCTGACGTTGATCGAGACGATGCCGCTGGGAGTGATCGACGAGGATCGCGCCGACCGGTTCGTGCCGCTGACGGCGGTGATGGACGATCTGTCGGCGCGGTTCACGCTGACGCCGGATTCGCACAATAGCGGGGGTCCGGCGCGGTATTGGCGCGTGGCGGAGACCGGCGCGCGCCTGGGGCTGATCTCGCCGCTGACCGGCAATTTCTGTGCGACGTGCAATCGCGTGCGGCTGACGACCGAGGGCAAGCTTTACACCTGTCTGGGGCATGAGGATCAGGTCGATCTGAAAGCTGCGATCCGTGAAGGCGGGCTGGACGCCGTCGATGCGGCGATCGACGCCGCGCTGGCGACCAAGCCCGAGCGACATGATTTCGACGTTACGCGTGGTGTCGCGCCCGCCGTGGGCCGCCATATGAGCGTTACCGGCGGATGA
- a CDS encoding NAD kinase, translating into MSNLRRALVASPTNPAETAAHELLAAHDWAEPEDADLLVALGGDGFMLQTLHTMLERHRTIPVFGMNLGTVGFLMNEWRPDGLEERLKRAKSFKVSPLVMTATTVEGETHVLPAINEVSLLRETRQTAKLEVTVNDRIVLDELVCDGILIATPAGSTAYNLSAHGPILPLGSQMLALTPISPFRPRRWRGAILPEKTRITLKVLDPAKRPVSAVADQREVRDVAQVDVVIDHNRDLTLLFDPEHALDDRITMEQFVA; encoded by the coding sequence ATGAGCAATCTGCGCCGGGCGCTCGTCGCCTCCCCCACCAACCCGGCGGAAACCGCCGCGCATGAGCTGTTGGCGGCGCACGACTGGGCAGAGCCGGAGGATGCCGATCTGCTCGTCGCGCTGGGCGGGGACGGGTTCATGTTGCAGACGCTGCACACGATGCTCGAGCGGCACCGGACGATCCCGGTGTTTGGCATGAATTTGGGAACCGTCGGCTTTCTGATGAACGAGTGGCGGCCCGACGGGCTGGAGGAACGGCTGAAGCGTGCCAAGTCGTTCAAGGTCAGCCCGCTGGTGATGACCGCGACGACGGTGGAGGGCGAGACGCATGTCCTGCCCGCGATCAACGAAGTGTCGTTGCTGCGCGAAACGCGGCAGACGGCGAAGCTGGAGGTGACGGTCAATGATCGGATCGTGCTGGACGAGCTGGTGTGCGACGGCATCCTGATCGCCACGCCCGCCGGATCGACGGCCTATAATCTGTCGGCGCATGGGCCGATATTGCCGCTGGGATCGCAAATGCTGGCGTTGACCCCAATCAGCCCGTTTCGTCCGCGCCGCTGGCGTGGTGCGATATTGCCGGAAAAGACCCGGATCACGCTGAAGGTGCTCGATCCCGCCAAGCGCCCGGTCAGCGCGGTCGCGGACCAGCGCGAAGTGCGCGACGTCGCGCAAGTGGACGTGGTGATCGACCATAACCGTGACCTGACGCTGTTGTTCGATCCCGAACACGCGCTCGACGACCGCATCACGATGGAGCAGTTTGTCGCGTGA
- a CDS encoding asparagine synthetase B family protein: protein MSAICGVWQRDGQPDARAVVARMQRALMPYGIDREGAWDGGEIALGARLTRRLPEDRHDRQPLSGASGRYAMVADLRLDNRPELAESLGIAAERLKSMADSDVALAAWERWGSEAIPRLVGDFAIVVWDRDARVLHLARDPAGFRPIFFHGTRDRFAFATMGKGLHALPDVPIAADPGTAQRFLAVAPLPKGRSFFAGIERVGQGEHVTVRADGSLVRRDWYDWAAGRETRFARPDDYAEAMRELFDRAVRDRLRATTPVATHLSGGLDSGAVTASAAMQSDALTSYTHVPLPGVTLDAPEGRNPNEWALAAALAARYPNISHRAIDAAEREIGDDLDAHFLSHEIPALNLCNLVWVNAINRAARADGAGVLLGGFMGNMTVSHAGEGVLHGMLARGAMGDWVGEVGALVRNRQRSLRGALVESGSPFLPDTLVAALRRMLGRYQPRLEDYSAVRPDPALLDVLAADGHRTDPGIATARAASIRRVMTSHDTMGVMVKGDLARFGIEPRDPTSDRRLLDFCLSIPDSLFLREGQPRWIFHRAFGTRFPPETLAARAKGLQGADWPYRLRQAAPAIASELQRAHASPAADSLIDLPGLEDLAATPPQDTEISRETTLRWRTKLLRGVSVAHFLRKIEGGNA from the coding sequence ATGAGCGCGATTTGCGGCGTCTGGCAGCGTGACGGACAGCCCGACGCGCGCGCCGTCGTGGCGCGGATGCAGCGGGCGCTGATGCCCTATGGCATCGACCGCGAAGGGGCATGGGATGGGGGCGAGATCGCGCTCGGTGCCCGCCTCACCCGCCGCTTGCCCGAAGACCGTCACGATAGGCAGCCGTTGAGCGGTGCGAGCGGGCGTTATGCGATGGTCGCCGACCTGCGGCTCGACAATCGTCCCGAACTCGCCGAATCGCTGGGGATCGCCGCTGAACGGTTGAAGTCGATGGCAGACAGCGATGTGGCGCTGGCGGCGTGGGAGCGCTGGGGCAGCGAGGCGATTCCCCGGCTGGTGGGCGATTTTGCAATTGTGGTGTGGGACCGCGATGCGCGTGTGCTGCACCTGGCGCGCGATCCCGCCGGGTTTCGGCCGATCTTCTTTCACGGCACGCGCGACCGCTTCGCCTTTGCGACGATGGGCAAAGGGTTGCACGCGCTGCCCGACGTGCCGATCGCGGCGGATCCCGGGACGGCACAGCGCTTTCTCGCCGTCGCACCTTTGCCGAAAGGGCGCAGCTTCTTCGCCGGGATCGAGCGGGTGGGGCAAGGCGAGCACGTCACGGTTCGCGCCGACGGGTCGCTGGTTCGCCGCGACTGGTATGACTGGGCCGCAGGGCGCGAGACGCGGTTTGCGCGGCCGGACGACTATGCCGAGGCAATGCGCGAATTGTTCGACCGGGCGGTGCGTGACCGGCTGCGCGCGACGACGCCGGTCGCCACGCATCTGAGCGGTGGGCTCGACAGCGGCGCGGTGACGGCATCCGCCGCGATGCAGAGCGACGCGCTGACATCCTATACCCATGTCCCCCTGCCCGGCGTGACGCTGGACGCGCCGGAGGGTCGCAACCCGAATGAATGGGCGCTCGCAGCCGCTTTGGCCGCGCGTTACCCGAACATCAGTCACCGAGCGATCGATGCCGCCGAGCGCGAGATTGGCGACGACCTCGACGCGCATTTCCTGTCGCACGAGATTCCGGCGTTGAACCTGTGCAACCTGGTCTGGGTCAACGCGATCAACCGCGCGGCGCGGGCGGACGGTGCGGGCGTGCTGCTGGGCGGGTTCATGGGCAATATGACGGTCAGCCATGCCGGTGAAGGCGTGTTGCACGGTATGCTGGCGCGGGGTGCGATGGGCGATTGGGTCGGCGAGGTCGGCGCGCTGGTCCGCAACCGGCAGCGCAGCCTGCGCGGTGCGCTGGTCGAGAGTGGTAGCCCGTTTCTGCCCGACACCCTCGTCGCCGCGCTGCGCCGCATGTTGGGGCGCTACCAGCCACGCCTTGAGGATTATTCGGCGGTTCGGCCCGATCCGGCGCTGCTCGACGTGCTGGCGGCGGATGGGCATCGCACCGATCCCGGCATCGCCACTGCGCGCGCCGCATCGATCCGGCGCGTGATGACGTCGCACGATACGATGGGGGTGATGGTTAAGGGCGACCTTGCCCGGTTCGGGATCGAGCCGCGCGACCCGACATCGGACCGCCGCCTGCTCGATTTCTGCCTCTCGATCCCGGATTCGCTGTTTCTGCGCGAGGGACAGCCGCGCTGGATCTTTCACCGCGCGTTCGGGACACGCTTTCCGCCGGAGACGCTGGCGGCGCGGGCAAAGGGGCTTCAGGGGGCCGATTGGCCATATCGCCTGCGGCAGGCCGCACCGGCCATCGCCAGCGAACTGCAACGTGCGCATGCCAGTCCAGCTGCGGACAGCCTGATCGACTTGCCCGGACTGGAAGATCTTGCCGCGACGCCGCCACAAGATACTGAAATCAGCCGTGAAACGACGCTCAGGTGGCGCACCAAGCTGTTGCGCGGCGTATCGGTCGCGCATTTTCTGCGCAAGATCGAGGGCGGGAACGCGTGA
- a CDS encoding CC0125/CC1285 family lipoprotein: MRISQPRRSRVAAVAFALASASVLASCATPTAYQPAAGIGMSRTGYWDEQIEADRFRVTFAGNSLTSRETVERYLLFRAAQLTVERGFDYFILSDRDTEKKTRTYVDRPFSAGAWGGWGPSWRYYRPRYGWRGWSPFYGDPFWDNDIDVRTVDRYEASAELVVGRGRKPDNVRAFTAREVIQNLGPSIVAPTPR, from the coding sequence ATGCGCATCAGCCAGCCCCGCCGGTCGCGGGTCGCGGCGGTTGCCTTCGCCCTGGCGTCGGCCTCCGTGCTCGCGTCCTGTGCCACGCCAACAGCCTATCAGCCCGCCGCCGGTATCGGCATGTCCCGCACAGGTTACTGGGACGAACAAATCGAAGCGGATCGCTTTCGCGTCACCTTCGCGGGCAACAGCCTCACTTCGCGTGAGACGGTCGAGCGTTACCTGTTGTTCCGTGCCGCGCAGCTGACGGTGGAGCGCGGATTCGATTATTTCATCCTGTCCGACCGGGATACCGAGAAGAAAACCCGCACCTATGTCGACCGCCCGTTCAGCGCGGGCGCATGGGGTGGATGGGGTCCATCGTGGCGCTATTACCGCCCGCGTTACGGCTGGCGCGGCTGGAGCCCGTTTTATGGCGACCCGTTCTGGGATAACGATATCGATGTTCGCACGGTCGATCGTTACGAAGCGAGCGCCGAGTTGGTCGTCGGTCGTGGCCGCAAGCCGGACAATGTTCGCGCATTTACGGCGCGCGAGGTGATCCAGAATCTGGGGCCGTCGATCGTGGCGCCGACACCGCGCTGA